The region CTCGTCCCAACACAACTGAAGTTCCCCAGATTTTGAACCCGTTCCCCAGACGAGACGGTAGTTGATATTGGACTTTCCGCTCGGATCGGTCTGATTGACAGGATCATTTCCTACGTACCGATAGAAGTTGGAATCCCCAGCCTCCAACCCCAGCGGATCCTCAGAAGTGAAATTAGCTGCATGAGGGTCGTAGTCCCGCGCCCGCAGGTTGTACTCGCCCGTGGCCTCTTCTACCCGGTAACCCTGCGCACCGATCCAGGTGTAAGGATTCTCGGTGGAGCCGGTTTGCGCCAACGCCTTGCCGAACGCTTCATAGCTGTATTCATCAGTCAGTGTGCCCGTCCCGTCACTCAGTGAGCGGGTACTGCCGATGGCATCGAACTGGTAGAACGAGGTGTCTGCATCCTGGGTACGGCTCAGCACCATCCCATAACCGCCGGGTTGAGCGGTGTTCTCTGCCAGCACCACATTGGTATCGTCGGTCTCCAGCAGAATGACCTGATCGTCCCAGAGGTAACGGGTGATATCGATCCCATCATCCCGCTGGATCTGCCGTTCATCGTTGGCTTTGTTAACCGGAGCCCAAGTGTACGTCACCACCTCGGATGTCGGGAGTTCCACCGCGATGTTGTGGTTCAGCACGTCGAACGTGTAGGTCGTGATCTCGCCGACTGGTGTTTCCACGCTTCGCCGGTTGCCAGCGAGATCGTAACTGTAGGTGGTGATGCCAGAGAGCGATTCTGCCATGAGCAGCTGGTTGGCTGCATTGTACACACTCGTCGTGATCCCATCACTGAGTGTTTCCAGTTTCAGCCGGTTTCCACTCGGATCGTAGGTGAAGCTGTTTTTCACCTCGTTGATCCCGGTAATCGCTTCGCTCACCAGTTGACCCACTGGATCGTAAGTCCAGGTGGTCCGGCCTGTGGCTGATCCTGAAAGTGTCAGTGTTGACCACTGCTCCAGAGTCAGGTTGGACCAGTCGGAGAGCGATAACCCATTCCAGCCTTCACTGGTGGGGCCGAACTCTTCCATCTCCACTTTACGACCATTGGCATCATAAGCGTAGATATAGGCTGCCGTTGGTTCTCCCAGGCCATCGCGATGAATGACTTGCGTCGTCCGGCCCGCTGCATCGTAGGAGTAACTGGTCCGCGTGCCGTTAGCGACCAGTTGATCCAGCACCTGACCATTGGCGTCATAGGTCCAGGTCGTTCGCTGAGACAGGGGATTCACCAGTGTGCTCATCCGCTGGTTGGCATCGTAGCTATAGGTTGTGCGGGCACCTCCCGGATGAATCAGTCGGCTGCGCTGGCCCACGGCATTCCAGTTCCACTGGAGTGTCTGGCCATACGCATAAGTGAGCGACACCACTTGACCGATGGGATCGTAAGTGCGCGTGAAGAGGTTGGCCCAGAGGGCTAACGACAACTCGCCACAACGTTCCCCCTCCGCCTGCCACACGCGTCGCATGGCCGGAGGGGGAAAACTGTACTTCTTTACGTCATGCCAAAGAACGACTCAAGCATCGATGGAGCGCCAGCGTAGCCGCCCCACAAAAATTTCGCAGAAATCAACGAGTCCTGACCCGAATGGCACTGCCGGTTGGTATATCGAGAGTTACATCGACATGGCGGCTGTGGTGATTAACAACGCGTCATCGCGTTGACCACTTTCCATTGATACCCGCAAGGACTTGATTGCGAGCGGCCTCGCGGGGTGCGGCGAGCAGGGCGATGGGACTGGGGCGGCGTTTGACCGCGCGGGGCTCCATTCGATCCGGGCGGTGGCCGACACGATGCGAATAACCGTTGATCATTCGCAGCACAATGAGGAGTTCTACATCGGTTCTCGTATGGTCGCGCGGCATCGCGGCCAGCAACCACATATTGGCCAGCATTTGTTAAGGATGCGGCAAAGCTCAACTGTTCGGGTCGGACTTCGCCGCCCAGTGCCGACTGCAGCATGGACTGACGGATCAGGTTATACGCCAACAGGCCCGTCCAGAGTTCTTGTCGCACCCATGCCGGTTTCGTGCAGCGCAGGACGGCCAGATCCATCGTGGCCTTGATGTCTCGCAGTTCGAGTTCCACAGTCCACCGGCGGCGGTAGAGCAGGGCCAGTTCCTCCCGTGGAAAACGTCTGTGATCTCGCAGCGACGTGACCACCACCAGGGAGGCGGTGCGGAAGCCGGGGACGGGGACCTGCACCTCGATCTCACGGACTTCCAACTGATCGGGCAGACGATCATAGGTTGCCTGATCGAGCCACGCGGGCTTTTGCGGTTTGGCCCAGGCCACGACGTGATCTCTCTGGCCCAGCCGTTTCCCCTGGTGGAAGTCTGCAATCCGAAACTGGTGCAGCCGAGTTACAAACTCGACCCCCAGTTCTTGCAGCAGTGCCAGCATGAACCAGCCGCCGTAGTACCGATCTGACAGCACCAGATCACCCGCTTTCAACTGATCGAACAACGTTCGAAACAGAGCCGTCTCACCGGTCGCCTTTCCTGCACAGGGACCGGTCACCAGAGCCAGAATCATCCCTGTCGCGAGCGATGTCAGGGCCACGGCCCGCAGGATGGGAAATCCCAAGCCTTTCCCCTGCGAAGAGGGTTGAGGGTACTCCGCCTGATTCTCCTGGGTGTCCGGCATCGAGCATGTGGTGCCATCAATGACCAGCGTGCGGAATCCATGCCAGCGCCACTTGTCGGGAACCGCTGCCTCACACCTCTGGCCGACGCCGACTGCCAGTCGCTGGACGACACCTTCCGGAATCTTGGCCCGCGCGCGACAGTAGGCACCGGTGTTCGTCGAGGAGATTCTGATGCCCGATAGAGCGTAGTACACCGCCACGCGCTGAACCGCCGCGCGACAGGCTCGTTGAACGTCGGTGAAGAGGGCTTGAGAGAGCATGGCCCATAACGTCACGCCGCGTGTGTAGACCAGCCCGCCATCCTCGATCGATGCCTGTTCGCTTACGCACGGGTCTCTTCCAAACGAGACCTCTTCGGCCTCAAAAACCTCTTCCAACTGCCGCGTTGTCAGCGCATCCGAGAACGGCAGACCTTCGTCCTGCCAGAAAGACTGCTTCACGAGTTCAAATGATCTATCTCTGCCGAGGGCTCTGGAAGTAAAAGACATGAGACCTTCCCTGGTCAAGCTGGCCAGCACCCAGGAAAGGTCTCACGCCGGGCGAATGATAGGCCGGAAATGTCTCCACGCCAAGACGAAAACCTGATTACGCCCGCCCCTCCCGGCCATCAAATCACCGCCAGCACATGCCCCTCGCGCGTGCCTCCTACCGCTACGCGCTATCAACGAACTATCAAACCAGCGGTAGTGCCATTCAGTCCTGACCCCTTTGTTCTCCCTGACCCCTTTGTTCTCCCCGCGGGGGATAACAAACACACACCAAATCTCTATTGCCATTTTTCGATGTGACGGATTCCAGCCTTGAGTGATGTGGCAAAGAGTGAGGGTAATGATGGCTTCCGTAGCAAGTATTCTATCCTAGCCTTTACTCGAACAATTGCGTGGTCAACACTCTGTTGTGTCCCACCTATCTCACTTGCATAACCTGCATAGAAAGCCAAGCCAGTAGCAGAAGAAAACACCTGGCCCATACGCTTGGACTGCAGGCCGTCAGCCAAGGCATACAAGACGTCCGTTTTAGTGACATGTACTTCAATTATCCTCCTGATTGTCTGGTGCCATTCTAGCACTGGGTAGGTTCTAATCATTTCTTGCAGAAGGTGGCGCGAAAACGTTAAGTGATTGTTGTCACCCAGCAACGCTCCGCAGAGCACCGCTCTTGACCGCATACTCAACCCATCACGCCCTCCGTGTTTATAGGAAAGCTCACCATTGTCATAGGCTTCGACAACTCTAAACAGAAACATCTCGAGACCTTGCTCAATCTGAGTTTTTTGGAAAGAGGAGGAGAGGGCAGCTAGGGCTTCTTTCTCAGAGAGATCTCCATTGCGTATGACGCAATCTAGATTGCCATCTTCCTGATCTCTCCTCCAAATTTCCACAAGTCGATCTACCACGCTACTCATAAAATCTCCAGAAAACTACTAGTCTGCATCACTCGTAAAAAGGCTGAACAACCCCCGGGTCAAACTTCGCTCCTTGTTGTGTCAGCTCATTGGCTGCTCGTTTCAGCGCGCATCCATTTTTAATTTGCCCCTTGAAATAGTGGCCAGTCGAGTCGTTTAGTTTGGTCACAATACCATCTTTTACGCTGATGTCGCCTGCAGCGGCTACTTTTCCGCCAGAGCTTAGGCTAGAGTGGTGAATGACACCGTCTTTTGGCTCGGGATGAATAAAAAACCTTCCATACTCATCCATGATGTAGATTCCGCGCGATGTGTTGACTCGCTGCGAAGACTGTGCGTAAATCAGCCTTCCTTCTGCGTCAACAACAACGAGGTAGGCCTGCACTTCGCTTGCTGTGAAGTACCTTACGCCCCTTGCCAAATCTTCGGCTTTCATGCCTCTGTTCATCCCAAAGAGCTCGTCGAAATATTTACCCCTAGGTCTTGTCTGCTTATCTGGGGGAGGGAAAAGATCATCCCACGATCCGTTGAATTCATATGTTCTCTTAACGGATCGGTTACATTGGCTACGGCATGTATTGGATCCCCACAAATACAGTATGGCTGCCAAAGAGTCGGCGGCAGCAGCATCATAATCTCCATTAATGAGATGGTACAATCCTTTTCCGGCATGAACTGCCCCACCACCAAGACTCACTGCGGAGGCCGCCTTCAATAAAGTGGTGGATTTGAAGGCTGCTCCGAGTCCTCCTAAAACGAGAGTCGCATCTCCAATTGCTGAAAGTGCTGCTCCACCCCA is a window of Planctopirus limnophila DSM 3776 DNA encoding:
- a CDS encoding IS4 family transposase, with translation MSFTSRALGRDRSFELVKQSFWQDEGLPFSDALTTRQLEEVFEAEEVSFGRDPCVSEQASIEDGGLVYTRGVTLWAMLSQALFTDVQRACRAAVQRVAVYYALSGIRISSTNTGAYCRARAKIPEGVVQRLAVGVGQRCEAAVPDKWRWHGFRTLVIDGTTCSMPDTQENQAEYPQPSSQGKGLGFPILRAVALTSLATGMILALVTGPCAGKATGETALFRTLFDQLKAGDLVLSDRYYGGWFMLALLQELGVEFVTRLHQFRIADFHQGKRLGQRDHVVAWAKPQKPAWLDQATYDRLPDQLEVREIEVQVPVPGFRTASLVVVTSLRDHRRFPREELALLYRRRWTVELELRDIKATMDLAVLRCTKPAWVRQELWTGLLAYNLIRQSMLQSALGGEVRPEQLSFAASLTNAGQYVVAGRDAARPYENRCRTPHCAANDQRLFASCRPPPGSNGAPRGQTPPQSHRPARRTPRGRSQSSPCGYQWKVVNAMTRC
- a CDS encoding RHS repeat domain-containing protein produces the protein MGQRSRLIHPGGARTTYSYDANQRMSTLVNPLSQRTTWTYDANGQVLDQLVANGTRTSYSYDAAGRTTQVIHRDGLGEPTAAYIYAYDANGRKVEMEEFGPTSEGWNGLSLSDWSNLTLEQWSTLTLSGSATGRTTWTYDPVGQLVSEAITGINEVKNSFTYDPSGNRLKLETLSDGITTSVYNAANQLLMAESLSGITTYSYDLAGNRRSVETPVGEITTYTFDVLNHNIAVELPTSEVVTYTWAPVNKANDERQIQRDDGIDITRYLWDDQVILLETDDTNVVLAENTAQPGGYGMVLSRTQDADTSFYQFDAIGSTRSLSDGTGTLTDEYSYEAFGKALAQTGSTENPYTWIGAQGYRVEEATGEYNLRARDYDPHAANFTSEDPLGLEAGDSNFYRYVGNDPVNQTDPSGKSNINYRLVWGTGSKSGELQLCWDESGVFWGVRKTKCESLGTIDANSHVTRDVLYTGGVDGKVLRNPNCKVHYTQIVEWLRDGSLQHAAENYEIDLLFYRNCSNDPQPHKPPTPVNQPSAPAGSTSCGVSGTCTTSATNCSTPAPTSNDKVHCNSTGTVCCNETKYYCDITIANTWTESALQAIPHRERLYFDRGNTSINPAWDIDWIAFKHMAEKRQARGGVTSLNKSIEEGADGVEFVAREVFVAADTADKVIIFVKKPCFQTGADVALSSLPFSVTFVRQSASVSFSGVNIDLSDFFGRKLFRADDFWDGGPVGIPLAEAALAKIQTFAEHVLRKRRNDTSRYTSFSTMLKDAKRFTDAPDNRYISKAEFDALHKLEQDGIIKIHTPESVYQRMMAGTADEVKEAKDVRDAMIRNHEILIEGQIPAGLLKRCKN